A single region of the Chitinophaga niabensis genome encodes:
- a CDS encoding RagB/SusD family nutrient uptake outer membrane protein — protein sequence MKKIYACLAVVMAITSFTGCSKFLEEKVISKVSYQLYETPEGVEGALTAAYNNLRLAVNGERALTFSDAGTDLFTVGSDGDRSFNQYLATLSSLSGDVSDYWDYHYFGISQCNVTLNYLPKVAMDENRKKVVEAEAKFLRSFYYFELIQHFGNVPLILIPTDKVKTDFKRAPVKDIYATIIADMVTAVAQLPVAAAEQGRATKAAAAHLLAKIYLARGSAVSAEQKAIRGSKTTDIDSVIFYAGQVVRQEIGKYTLVPDYTQLFDIANQVNPEVVFAVQFTTTTLNNGSGNNQHLYHVPQYDAVNTKILTRTTEYGRPYRRVRPTPYVYNGLFGATRKYDSRFAKSFVWAYIANVAATGITTTAGNKIDVKPGDTAIWFTPTLYATQAEQDAATQENKRFSYFFPLNFYLPFSRNNIFPGLKKWLDKTRITANDTNGSKDWMVFRYAETLLLLAEAYGRKGEYENAAKYINEVRTRAAYKDGEMKTTQYWTFEGGSYADRTKSTVPDMQVTAAQITNNFVDFILEERGREMLGELNRWEDLDRCEKLVERVKLYNPDAQNIRDFHVLRPIPQTHIDRLIPKGPIEEEQNIGYY from the coding sequence ATGAAAAAGATATATGCGTGCCTTGCGGTTGTTATGGCAATCACTTCTTTCACCGGTTGTTCAAAATTCCTGGAAGAGAAAGTTATTTCCAAAGTCTCTTATCAGCTCTATGAAACACCGGAAGGTGTGGAAGGAGCATTGACCGCAGCCTACAATAATCTCAGGCTGGCAGTGAATGGAGAACGCGCGCTTACATTCAGTGACGCCGGAACAGACCTCTTTACGGTAGGGTCTGATGGTGACAGGTCTTTCAACCAATACCTCGCTACTTTAAGCTCTTTGAGCGGCGATGTATCTGACTACTGGGATTATCACTACTTCGGTATCTCCCAATGTAACGTAACACTGAACTACCTGCCTAAAGTAGCCATGGATGAGAACAGGAAGAAGGTAGTGGAAGCAGAGGCAAAGTTCCTTCGTTCTTTCTATTACTTCGAGCTCATTCAGCATTTTGGTAATGTGCCACTAATACTCATCCCCACAGATAAGGTAAAAACAGATTTCAAACGTGCACCGGTAAAAGACATCTATGCTACCATCATTGCAGATATGGTAACGGCTGTTGCGCAATTGCCGGTAGCAGCTGCAGAACAGGGTCGTGCTACAAAAGCTGCCGCTGCACATCTGCTGGCAAAGATCTATCTCGCCAGAGGAAGTGCCGTTTCTGCAGAACAGAAAGCTATCCGCGGTTCAAAAACAACGGATATCGACAGCGTTATTTTCTATGCCGGCCAGGTAGTACGCCAGGAAATAGGTAAATACACCCTCGTACCGGATTACACCCAGTTATTCGATATTGCCAACCAGGTGAATCCTGAAGTGGTATTTGCCGTACAGTTCACCACCACTACCCTCAACAACGGAAGCGGTAACAACCAGCACCTCTATCACGTTCCGCAATACGATGCTGTGAACACTAAAATCTTAACCCGTACCACGGAATATGGTCGCCCTTACCGCAGGGTGCGTCCTACACCTTATGTATACAACGGTTTGTTTGGTGCTACTCGTAAATACGATTCCCGCTTCGCGAAATCATTTGTATGGGCTTACATCGCCAACGTAGCAGCAACCGGTATTACTACCACCGCCGGCAATAAAATAGATGTAAAGCCAGGCGATACCGCTATCTGGTTCACGCCAACGCTCTATGCTACACAGGCAGAACAGGATGCAGCTACACAGGAAAACAAACGTTTCTCTTATTTCTTCCCGTTGAACTTCTACCTCCCTTTTTCCAGGAACAACATCTTCCCCGGCTTAAAGAAATGGCTGGATAAAACACGTATCACCGCTAATGACACCAATGGTTCTAAAGACTGGATGGTGTTCCGCTATGCTGAAACATTGTTACTGCTGGCTGAAGCTTATGGCCGTAAAGGTGAATACGAAAATGCCGCTAAATATATCAATGAAGTAAGAACACGTGCTGCTTACAAAGATGGGGAAATGAAAACCACCCAGTACTGGACGTTTGAAGGTGGTAGTTATGCGGACAGGACTAAGAGTACCGTTCCGGACATGCAGGTAACTGCCGCACAGATCACTAACAATTTTGTTGATTTCATCCTGGAAGAAAGAGGCCGTGAAATGCTGGGTGAGTTGAACAGGTGGGAAGATCTGGACCGTTGCGAAAAACTGGTAGAGCGCGTGAAATTATACAACCCGGATGCACAGAACATCCGCGACTTCCATGTACTGCGCCCTATCCCGCAAACACATATCGACAGGCTGATCCCTAAAGGACCTATCGAAGAAGAACAAAACATTGGTTATTACTAA
- a CDS encoding pyridoxamine 5'-phosphate oxidase family protein — protein sequence MDSINRQQPEDNHEDLHGHPGIQKLKELAEKAESCFFCTRITTGEQFSTRPMATLKVDDNGTCWFLSAKDSHKNAEIAVDPAVQLLFKGSTHSDFMTLYGRASINDNKEKIKELWNPLIKTWFTEGIDDPRISVIRFIPLEGYYWDTKHGQIVAFAKQIVGALTGQTLDDSIEGKITV from the coding sequence ATGGACAGTATTAACCGGCAACAGCCAGAAGACAATCATGAAGACCTGCATGGCCATCCAGGCATTCAAAAGCTGAAAGAACTTGCAGAGAAAGCGGAAAGCTGTTTCTTCTGTACACGTATAACAACAGGAGAACAATTCTCCACCCGCCCAATGGCCACATTAAAAGTGGATGATAATGGAACCTGTTGGTTCCTGAGCGCTAAAGACAGTCATAAGAATGCGGAAATCGCAGTGGATCCTGCTGTGCAGCTGCTGTTTAAAGGGAGTACGCATTCAGATTTTATGACCCTGTACGGCAGGGCCTCCATTAACGACAATAAGGAGAAGATAAAAGAGCTCTGGAACCCGCTCATCAAAACCTGGTTCACAGAAGGAATAGATGATCCCCGCATTTCGGTGATCCGGTTCATTCCTTTAGAAGGGTATTACTGGGATACCAAACATGGGCAGATTGTGGCATTTGCGAAACAGATCGTAGGTGCACTTACCGGCCAAACACTGGACGATTCTATAGAAGGGAAAATAACCGTATGA
- a CDS encoding glycerophosphodiester phosphodiesterase family protein has translation MFRKVLFAAALLQVVGSSIVSAQETARFKEINKAFLSPDSKIVLIASHRGTHNDFPENSMAAFKRGIELGIDVLELDVRHTKDDSLVVMHDASVDRTTNGTGKVADLTFEEVRKLRLKFNGQLTEEQVPTLEEALNLAKGKILVDLDIKTNRVPQIIKVVNRTQTASTTMFFLGRGLYAKMVKEQNPGFRTLVRTHQASDIDSLFAITKTEAVHIDPSHNTIEVTSKIKKNGGRVWINALGEVDKKAAAGDLEAYGELLKNGANMVQTDYPALLMKYLKSKNRYYN, from the coding sequence ATGTTCAGAAAAGTTTTATTTGCAGCAGCGTTATTGCAGGTGGTTGGTTCATCCATAGTATCCGCACAGGAAACGGCCCGTTTTAAAGAGATCAATAAAGCATTTTTGTCTCCTGATTCAAAGATAGTACTGATCGCATCGCACAGGGGTACACATAATGATTTTCCGGAGAACTCCATGGCTGCATTCAAAAGAGGTATAGAATTAGGTATTGATGTATTGGAGCTGGATGTACGCCACACCAAGGACGATTCCCTGGTAGTGATGCACGATGCTTCAGTAGACAGAACAACAAACGGTACAGGAAAAGTAGCGGATCTTACTTTTGAAGAAGTAAGGAAACTACGCCTGAAGTTCAATGGCCAGTTAACGGAAGAACAGGTGCCTACACTGGAAGAAGCGTTGAACCTCGCAAAAGGTAAAATACTGGTAGACCTGGATATTAAAACCAACCGCGTTCCCCAGATCATCAAAGTGGTGAACAGAACGCAAACTGCCAGCACTACCATGTTCTTCTTAGGCCGTGGCCTCTATGCTAAAATGGTGAAAGAGCAAAACCCGGGTTTTAGAACATTGGTGAGAACACATCAGGCATCAGATATTGATTCCCTCTTTGCGATCACCAAAACAGAAGCGGTACATATAGATCCTTCTCACAACACAATAGAAGTAACTTCTAAAATTAAGAAGAATGGCGGACGCGTATGGATCAATGCGCTCGGCGAAGTAGACAAAAAAGCTGCTGCCGGCGACCTGGAAGCTTATGGTGAATTACTGAAGAATGGTGCGAATATGGTGCAAACGGATTATCCCGCATTGCTGATGAAATATCTGAAAAGCAAAAATCGCTATTACAATTAA
- a CDS encoding SusC/RagA family TonB-linked outer membrane protein, producing MMKFRSLTIKWWLCLLACAFSISLKAQEKPQLTGIVTSEKGEILIGVGVSIVAAGTTEKQNLSTNEKGVFTVSGLKPGNKYQFTFSFMGYEKYVIKDFVIKAGANNSLIIRMKEAPADLNEVVVIGYGSVLKKDLTGAISTIKSEKITEVAVTNVTQALQGRVAGVMAQTTSWKPGTATQVRIRGARSINASNEVLYVVDGMPLTDGADQINPNDIETINVLKDASATAIYGNRGANGVIIITTKKGKVGMTTVEYNGYYGVQKNRPMPELMNAAEFVEYSREAQRNTLGGAYDPKPSRDLDFKNDQLVATPYMLKNMENAWASGTYDPSKLVSTDWMSLGLRTGSMQDHQLSVRGGTEKTKLLLSVDYFNNVGVVKDQDYTRYSIRANIDHSIRDNIKIGTQSLFTSSQLNAGWNEIFDTYGLKSFNPIASPYGADGKTLALYPTNNTRTPNPLTNFGNTKRLVKQDRYIGNYYLDVSFLNGFNLRSNVGLDYRGTQNLNFNKANTASAGGEAPSSTSNGGNKKLMYSWENILSYNKSIGDHNLYATLVQSIQSETTESYGVSVRDLPYDQQLYYNVGSALTISGVSSGYSRSTLASFMGRLNYNYKNKYLATVSTRYDGSSVLAVGHKWVAFPSVALAWRLKGENFLKDVKAITDLKLRLGWGRTGNSGGVSPYITWGSLSTVRYVYGETSKLGFAPTDMINPNLGWETTGQYNIGLDFSLLRGRISGSIEAYQQNTSDLLLDQQLPTVSGFDKILVNIGKTTNKGFEVTINTVNVSTRKLKWSTDWIFATNKQRIVELYNGKNDDLASGWFIGQPVKVAYDLKPNGIWQDTDADKAEMAKFAVNGAVYKPGDVRPLDLNHDYKIDAADRSIFGQADPKWTASLGNNIQYGNFDASVFIYANVGQTIYHDLDMRFDGRYNQPKLDYWTPNNPSKTYPRPFLGSAGLSYLSILNYYDGSFLRVKNISLGYTLPAPLVQKAHLQKFRIYGSVQNPFVVTKFPGTDPEGATGFKEPSLTMYLVGVNVGF from the coding sequence ATGATGAAATTCAGATCTCTAACAATCAAATGGTGGCTATGCCTGCTAGCATGTGCCTTTTCAATTTCATTGAAAGCACAGGAGAAACCACAACTTACCGGTATTGTGACATCCGAAAAAGGAGAAATACTGATAGGTGTTGGTGTAAGTATTGTTGCAGCAGGCACTACCGAAAAACAAAATCTCTCTACCAATGAAAAAGGTGTATTTACGGTATCAGGCCTGAAACCCGGTAATAAATACCAGTTCACATTTTCCTTCATGGGGTACGAAAAGTATGTGATCAAAGATTTCGTTATTAAAGCCGGCGCTAATAATTCATTGATCATACGCATGAAGGAAGCGCCCGCCGATCTCAATGAAGTAGTAGTGATCGGATATGGGTCCGTACTTAAAAAAGACCTGACGGGTGCCATCTCAACAATAAAATCCGAGAAGATAACAGAGGTGGCTGTAACCAATGTTACGCAAGCACTCCAGGGCCGTGTAGCTGGTGTAATGGCACAAACAACTTCCTGGAAACCAGGTACCGCTACACAGGTAAGGATAAGGGGCGCACGTTCCATCAATGCCTCTAATGAAGTATTATACGTGGTAGATGGTATGCCCCTAACAGATGGTGCAGATCAGATCAACCCGAACGACATTGAAACCATCAACGTGTTAAAAGATGCTTCTGCTACTGCGATATATGGTAACAGGGGCGCAAATGGTGTGATCATCATTACTACCAAGAAAGGCAAGGTTGGAATGACCACCGTAGAGTATAACGGTTACTATGGCGTACAAAAGAACCGCCCCATGCCTGAACTAATGAATGCGGCAGAGTTTGTTGAGTATTCCCGCGAGGCGCAACGTAATACATTGGGTGGTGCTTATGATCCTAAACCCAGCCGCGATCTCGATTTCAAGAATGATCAACTCGTGGCCACTCCCTACATGCTGAAGAACATGGAAAATGCATGGGCAAGCGGTACTTATGACCCTTCTAAACTGGTGAGCACAGACTGGATGAGTTTGGGTCTTCGTACCGGCAGCATGCAGGACCATCAGCTGAGTGTACGCGGCGGAACAGAAAAAACCAAACTCCTGTTATCCGTTGATTACTTCAACAACGTAGGTGTAGTAAAAGATCAGGATTACACACGTTATAGCATTCGCGCCAACATCGATCACAGTATCAGGGATAATATCAAAATAGGTACACAGTCCCTTTTTACCAGCTCACAATTAAATGCTGGCTGGAATGAGATCTTTGATACGTATGGATTAAAAAGTTTTAACCCTATCGCTTCTCCTTATGGGGCAGACGGGAAAACACTGGCATTATATCCCACTAACAACACCCGTACGCCCAACCCATTAACCAATTTTGGTAATACCAAACGCCTGGTGAAACAGGATCGTTACATCGGGAATTACTACCTGGATGTATCTTTCCTGAACGGGTTCAATCTAAGGTCTAATGTGGGCCTCGATTACCGTGGCACACAAAACCTCAACTTCAACAAAGCCAATACTGCTTCCGCAGGAGGTGAAGCCCCATCCAGTACATCTAATGGCGGTAACAAAAAACTCATGTACAGTTGGGAGAACATCCTGAGCTATAATAAATCTATCGGTGATCACAACCTCTACGCAACTCTGGTACAATCCATACAATCTGAAACAACTGAAAGTTATGGTGTTTCCGTGAGGGACCTCCCCTATGATCAGCAGTTGTACTATAATGTAGGGAGCGCCTTAACCATAAGCGGCGTTTCCAGCGGTTACTCACGTTCCACGCTGGCTTCCTTTATGGGAAGGCTCAATTACAACTATAAAAATAAATACCTCGCTACTGTTTCTACCCGTTATGATGGTTCTTCTGTACTGGCAGTAGGCCACAAATGGGTAGCATTCCCTTCCGTAGCATTGGCATGGCGCCTGAAAGGTGAGAATTTCCTGAAAGATGTAAAAGCGATCACAGATCTGAAACTCCGTTTAGGCTGGGGCAGAACTGGTAACTCCGGTGGTGTGTCGCCTTATATTACCTGGGGTAGCCTGTCCACCGTAAGGTATGTATACGGTGAAACTTCCAAACTGGGCTTTGCACCTACAGACATGATCAATCCTAACCTTGGCTGGGAAACTACCGGGCAATATAATATAGGACTTGATTTCTCTTTGCTCAGGGGCCGTATTTCCGGTAGTATTGAAGCATATCAGCAAAATACCAGCGATCTGTTGCTGGACCAGCAATTGCCCACTGTGTCCGGATTTGACAAGATACTCGTGAACATTGGTAAAACAACCAATAAAGGATTTGAAGTAACCATCAACACCGTGAATGTATCTACCAGGAAATTAAAATGGAGTACGGACTGGATCTTTGCTACCAACAAACAACGGATCGTAGAACTGTACAACGGTAAAAATGACGACCTGGCATCCGGTTGGTTTATCGGTCAGCCTGTTAAAGTGGCGTATGACCTGAAGCCAAATGGTATCTGGCAGGATACAGATGCAGATAAAGCAGAGATGGCCAAGTTTGCTGTCAATGGCGCTGTATACAAACCAGGAGATGTCAGACCGCTCGACCTGAATCACGACTATAAGATCGATGCGGCAGACAGGTCCATCTTTGGTCAGGCGGATCCGAAATGGACAGCCAGTTTAGGCAACAACATTCAGTATGGTAATTTCGATGCCTCCGTTTTCATCTATGCCAACGTAGGCCAGACTATTTATCACGATCTGGATATGCGTTTCGATGGTCGTTACAATCAACCTAAACTGGATTACTGGACGCCTAATAATCCAAGCAAGACCTATCCCCGTCCCTTCCTCGGTTCAGCCGGTTTAAGCTACTTGAGTATCTTGAACTATTACGACGGTTCTTTCCTGCGCGTGAAGAATATTTCTCTTGGTTATACACTCCCTGCTCCTCTTGTACAAAAAGCACATTTACAGAAGTTCAGGATCTATGGCAGTGTACAGAATCCTTTTGTGGTTACCAAGTTCCCCGGCACCGATCCCGAAGGAGCTACCGGCTTTAAGGAACCAAGCTTAACCATGTACCTGGTGGGTGTGAATGTAGGTTTCTAA